One Entomomonas asaccharolytica DNA segment encodes these proteins:
- a CDS encoding NAD(P)H-hydrate epimerase: MNPTYTLSQLRQIEQTADKAGIDLMQRAARSTADWVNIHYPTSSHILIAVGTGNNGGDALWAGLNLHSRDYQITLFIPEQVASPAALKALALCHINKLPEITHLDQLTTQPTLIIDGLFGIGLNRPLSNNWQQVINQLNAFNLPTLALDTPSGLDSYTGTIYGAAIKATTTLTFLGDKPALHTEQGKKLAGEVIVDILDLPKNMIPT; the protein is encoded by the coding sequence ATGAATCCAACCTACACCCTCTCCCAACTCCGCCAAATAGAACAAACTGCCGATAAAGCAGGGATTGATTTAATGCAGCGTGCTGCACGCTCTACTGCTGATTGGGTGAATATCCACTACCCCACTTCTAGCCATATATTAATTGCTGTAGGTACAGGAAATAATGGAGGGGATGCTTTATGGGCGGGGTTAAATTTACACTCGCGAGATTATCAAATTACGCTTTTTATTCCAGAGCAAGTGGCAAGCCCTGCTGCTTTAAAAGCCTTAGCGCTATGCCATATTAATAAGCTACCTGAAATTACTCATTTAGATCAGTTAACAACTCAACCTACACTAATAATAGATGGCTTATTTGGTATTGGTCTTAATCGACCACTGTCTAATAACTGGCAACAGGTTATAAATCAATTAAATGCTTTTAATTTACCCACGTTAGCTTTGGATACTCCATCAGGCCTAGATAGTTATACAGGTACAATTTATGGTGCAGCAATTAAGGCAACAACAACGCTAACTTTTTTAGGTGATAAGCCAGCTTTGCACACAGAGCAAGGAAAAAAACTAGCAGGGGAAGTAATTGTTGATATTTTAGATTTACCGAAAAACATGATTCCCACCTAA
- a CDS encoding YgdI/YgdR family lipoprotein yields MKLKALIALLLVGSLGVLAGCSTPSVITLKDGRQIQTTDKPKLDADAGFYRFQQLDGKDNTINKDDVLTIKEL; encoded by the coding sequence ATGAAATTGAAAGCATTAATTGCTTTATTATTAGTTGGAAGTTTAGGTGTTTTAGCAGGTTGTTCAACACCCTCTGTTATTACATTAAAAGACGGTCGTCAAATTCAAACAACTGACAAACCAAAATTAGATGCTGATGCAGGTTTCTATAGATTCCAACAATTAGATGGTAAAGACAACACTATTAATAAAGATGATGTTTTAACTATTAAAGAATTATAA
- a CDS encoding tetratricopeptide repeat protein, producing the protein MKNNLFSKLWIRSCLLLCCLLVLQGCVSQTIKSIDYKNDIVNGAEQGNAEKQFLLGWHYQYGWIVPRDNGQAVYWYERSAWQGNAKAEFHLANMFEKGIGTAQNKARAIYWYRKAAAQNYIEAQINLGWLYLLGEDIDKNNEEALYWFKRAADLNDGGAMVILGSLYRYGQGVAKDSQQAIYWYELATKQNRVVAMFLLGDMYQKGDGINKNMSLAKAWFQKAASQGYQPANDRLMNLLNN; encoded by the coding sequence ATGAAAAATAATCTTTTTAGTAAATTATGGATTAGAAGCTGTTTATTACTTTGCTGCTTATTGGTGTTGCAAGGTTGTGTTTCTCAAACTATAAAAAGTATTGATTATAAAAATGATATTGTTAATGGTGCTGAGCAAGGAAATGCTGAAAAACAATTTTTATTAGGTTGGCATTATCAATATGGTTGGATTGTACCTAGAGATAATGGTCAGGCAGTTTATTGGTATGAGAGAAGTGCATGGCAAGGTAATGCTAAAGCTGAGTTTCACTTGGCGAATATGTTTGAAAAAGGCATAGGTACTGCTCAAAATAAAGCTCGTGCAATCTATTGGTATCGTAAAGCAGCCGCACAAAATTATATTGAAGCTCAGATTAATTTAGGTTGGCTTTATTTATTGGGTGAAGACATTGATAAAAATAACGAAGAAGCACTTTACTGGTTTAAACGTGCTGCTGATCTAAATGATGGTGGTGCAATGGTTATTTTAGGTAGTTTATACCGTTATGGACAAGGCGTTGCAAAGGATAGTCAGCAGGCTATATATTGGTATGAGTTGGCCACTAAACAGAATAGGGTAGTAGCAATGTTTTTGTTGGGTGATATGTATCAAAAAGGAGATGGAATAAATAAAAATATGTCATTAGCTAAAGCGTGGTTTCAAAAAGCAGCTAGCCAAGGTTATCAGCCAGCTAATGATAGGTTAATGAATTTATTAAATAATTAG
- the metG gene encoding methionine--tRNA ligase, with protein MTTRKILVTSALPYANGSIHLGHLVEYIQTDIWVRFQKMRGHQAIYVCADDAHGSAIMLRAEKEGITPEQLIDNVRAEHSKDFADFFVAFDNFYSTHSPENKELSEKIYLQLKENNHIAARPVTQYFDPEKKMFLADRFIKGTCPRCGAEDQYGDNCEKCSATYDATELKNPRSTISGAIPVLKESMHFFFKLPDFTEMLKTWTRSGTLQESVANKLAEWLDAGLQEWDISRDAPYFGFEIPGEPNKFFYVWLDAPIGYMASLLNLCKQHPQLDFDSFWKKDSEAEVYHFIGKDIVNFHALFWPAMLEGAGYRKPTAINVHGYLTVNGSKMSKSRGTFIKARTYLDHLQPEYLRYYYASKLTRTVDDLDLSLEDFIQKVNSDLVGKVVNIASRCAGFIARGNNGILVEANPAPQLWQAFQDTIPTIAEAYEARDFNKAMREIMALADQANAWIADKAPWALNKQEGKQQEVQEICALGINLFRLLVLTLKPVLPELANKAEAYLNIEPLIWADYQTPLANHQLNEFKPLMTRIEQDQVNAMVEASKEDLKAESAPKGNGELTKDPLAPEIEYDAFAAVDMRVAKIIKAQHVEGADKLLQLTLDIGDQQRNVFAGIKSAYKDPSKLEGRLTVMVANLKPRKMRFGMSEGMVMAAGPGGEEIYLLSPDSGAIPGQRVK; from the coding sequence ATGACAACCCGTAAAATACTTGTTACCAGTGCCTTACCCTATGCCAATGGTTCAATACATTTAGGTCACTTAGTTGAATATATTCAAACTGATATTTGGGTTCGTTTTCAAAAAATGCGTGGTCATCAAGCTATTTATGTGTGTGCTGATGACGCTCATGGGTCAGCCATTATGTTACGTGCTGAAAAGGAAGGGATTACTCCAGAACAATTAATTGATAACGTTCGTGCAGAACACAGCAAAGACTTTGCTGATTTCTTTGTAGCATTTGATAATTTTTACTCAACCCATAGCCCTGAGAATAAAGAACTATCAGAAAAGATTTATTTACAGCTAAAAGAAAATAATCATATAGCTGCTCGCCCAGTAACCCAGTATTTTGACCCTGAAAAGAAAATGTTCTTAGCCGATCGTTTTATTAAAGGCACATGTCCTCGTTGTGGCGCAGAAGATCAATACGGTGACAACTGTGAAAAATGCAGTGCAACTTATGATGCAACGGAATTAAAAAATCCAAGATCCACTATCTCTGGCGCTATCCCAGTACTTAAAGAATCAATGCATTTCTTCTTTAAATTACCAGATTTCACAGAAATGCTTAAAACTTGGACACGCAGTGGTACTCTGCAAGAATCTGTTGCTAATAAATTAGCTGAATGGTTAGATGCTGGTTTACAAGAGTGGGATATTTCTCGTGATGCTCCTTATTTTGGTTTTGAAATTCCTGGTGAACCAAATAAGTTTTTCTATGTATGGCTAGATGCACCTATTGGCTATATGGCTAGCTTATTAAACTTATGCAAACAACATCCACAACTAGATTTTGATAGTTTTTGGAAAAAAGATTCTGAGGCAGAGGTTTACCATTTTATTGGTAAAGATATTGTTAACTTCCACGCCCTATTTTGGCCTGCAATGCTAGAAGGTGCAGGTTATCGCAAACCTACTGCGATTAATGTCCATGGCTACCTAACCGTTAATGGCTCAAAAATGTCCAAGTCAAGAGGGACATTTATTAAAGCTCGCACCTACTTAGACCACTTACAACCAGAATACTTACGCTATTACTACGCAAGTAAGCTTACGCGTACTGTGGATGATCTGGATTTAAGCCTTGAAGATTTTATTCAAAAGGTAAACTCAGATTTAGTGGGCAAAGTAGTTAATATTGCGAGTCGTTGTGCTGGTTTTATTGCCCGTGGTAATAATGGCATATTAGTAGAAGCCAATCCTGCTCCACAATTATGGCAAGCCTTCCAAGATACTATTCCAACAATTGCAGAAGCTTATGAAGCACGTGACTTTAACAAAGCAATGCGTGAAATTATGGCGTTAGCAGACCAAGCTAACGCGTGGATTGCTGACAAAGCACCTTGGGCTTTAAATAAACAAGAAGGTAAACAACAAGAAGTACAGGAGATTTGTGCATTAGGTATTAATCTATTCCGTTTATTAGTGCTTACTTTAAAACCTGTATTACCTGAATTAGCTAATAAAGCAGAAGCTTATTTAAATATTGAGCCTTTAATATGGGCTGATTATCAAACGCCTTTAGCTAATCATCAACTTAATGAGTTTAAACCCTTAATGACACGTATTGAACAAGATCAAGTGAATGCCATGGTAGAAGCCTCTAAAGAAGACCTAAAAGCAGAAAGTGCGCCTAAAGGCAATGGCGAGTTAACAAAAGACCCATTAGCCCCTGAAATTGAATATGATGCTTTTGCTGCAGTAGATATGCGTGTGGCAAAAATTATCAAAGCACAACATGTAGAAGGTGCAGATAAACTATTACAATTAACCTTGGATATTGGTGACCAACAACGTAATGTCTTTGCAGGGATTAAAAGTGCTTATAAAGACCCCAGTAAATTAGAAGGTCGTTTAACAGTAATGGTAGCCAATCTAAAACCAAGAAAAATGCGTTTTGGTATGTCGGAAGGTATGGTAATGGCTGCTGGTCCTGGTGGTGAAGAAATTTACTTACTAAGTCCAGATAGCGGTGCAATACCAGGGCAAAGGGTTAAATAG
- the oadA gene encoding sodium-extruding oxaloacetate decarboxylase subunit alpha, producing MTKKILITDTILRDAHQSLLATRFRTEDMLPICDKLDKVGYWSLEVWGGATFDVCVRFLKEDPWERLRQLRKALPNTRLQMLLRGQNLLGYRHYSDDVVQAFVAKAAENGIDVFRIFDAMNDVRNLQAAIDAVNKAGKHAQGTISYTTSPVHTIESFVEQAKQMADMGVQSIAIKDMAGLLTPFVTGDLVKALKEALDLPVFIHSHDTAGLSTMCQLKAIENGADHIDTAISSMAWGTSHPATESMVAALRDTPYDTGLDLELIQEIGMYFYEVRKKYHQFESPFTGVDTRVQANQVPGGMISNLANQMREQGALNRINDLFEEIPRVRKDLGYPPLVTPTSQIVGTQALFNVLSGERYKTITNEVKLYLEGRYGKAPGEINEELRFQAIGNSFVITTRPADYLEPEMEQLRTEIGDLATSEEDVLTYAMFPDIGRKYLEERAAGTLKPEELLPIPSAGSAGAAVSSEGVSEFVVDVHGESYRIDIKGASAKAKGKRHFYLTVDGIPQEVVFEQLVSGESASGGRKQASKEGDVSVGMTGTVVDVLVKEGDTVKKGQALFITEAMKMETEIQAPIDGVVKAIYIKGGDAVNQGELLIEIEG from the coding sequence ATGACTAAAAAAATTCTTATAACAGATACTATCCTTCGTGATGCCCATCAGTCTTTATTAGCAACTCGTTTTCGCACTGAGGATATGTTACCTATTTGTGATAAGTTAGATAAAGTAGGTTACTGGTCTTTAGAAGTATGGGGTGGTGCTACCTTTGATGTTTGTGTACGGTTTTTAAAAGAAGACCCTTGGGAGCGTTTACGCCAATTAAGAAAAGCGTTACCTAATACCCGTTTGCAAATGTTGCTACGGGGTCAGAATTTATTAGGCTATCGTCATTATAGTGATGATGTGGTGCAAGCCTTTGTAGCCAAAGCAGCAGAAAATGGTATCGATGTATTCCGTATTTTTGATGCGATGAATGATGTGCGTAATCTGCAAGCAGCTATTGATGCTGTCAATAAAGCAGGTAAGCACGCACAAGGTACTATTAGTTATACCACTAGCCCTGTGCATACTATTGAGTCTTTTGTAGAGCAAGCAAAACAAATGGCTGATATGGGTGTGCAGTCGATAGCTATTAAAGATATGGCTGGCTTACTTACACCTTTTGTGACAGGTGATTTAGTCAAAGCATTAAAAGAGGCTTTAGATTTACCAGTGTTTATCCATTCCCATGATACGGCTGGTTTATCTACTATGTGTCAGTTAAAAGCGATTGAGAATGGCGCTGATCATATTGATACCGCAATTTCTAGTATGGCATGGGGTACGAGCCATCCTGCTACCGAGTCAATGGTGGCGGCTTTACGTGATACGCCTTATGACACTGGTTTAGACTTGGAACTAATTCAAGAAATTGGTATGTATTTCTACGAAGTGCGTAAAAAATATCACCAATTTGAAAGCCCATTTACTGGGGTTGATACACGTGTACAAGCAAATCAAGTGCCTGGCGGTATGATTTCTAATCTTGCTAACCAAATGCGTGAGCAAGGTGCTTTAAATCGTATTAATGATTTATTTGAGGAAATTCCAAGGGTGCGTAAGGATTTAGGTTATCCTCCATTAGTAACGCCAACTTCACAAATTGTGGGTACTCAGGCGTTATTTAATGTGCTTTCTGGTGAGCGTTATAAGACCATTACGAATGAAGTTAAACTTTATTTAGAAGGTCGTTATGGTAAAGCACCAGGAGAAATTAACGAGGAGTTACGCTTCCAAGCAATTGGTAATTCATTTGTGATTACTACACGCCCTGCTGATTATTTAGAACCAGAGATGGAGCAGTTAAGAACTGAAATTGGTGATTTAGCTACTTCTGAAGAAGATGTATTAACTTATGCTATGTTCCCTGATATTGGTCGTAAATATTTAGAAGAACGTGCTGCTGGCACTTTAAAACCAGAAGAGTTATTGCCTATTCCTAGCGCAGGTAGTGCAGGTGCTGCTGTATCTAGTGAAGGTGTAAGTGAGTTTGTGGTGGATGTACATGGTGAAAGTTACCGCATTGATATTAAGGGTGCTAGTGCTAAGGCTAAGGGAAAACGCCACTTCTACTTAACGGTAGATGGTATTCCGCAAGAGGTTGTATTTGAGCAATTAGTTTCTGGTGAGAGTGCTTCTGGTGGTCGTAAGCAGGCTTCTAAAGAGGGTGATGTATCGGTTGGTATGACGGGTACGGTTGTGGATGTATTAGTAAAAGAGGGTGATACTGTTAAAAAAGGTCAAGCACTCTTTATTACTGAAGCAATGAAAATGGAAACAGAAATTCAAGCCCCTATCGATGGCGTTGTTAAAGCCATTTATATTAAGGGTGGCGATGCCGTTAACCAAGGTGAGTTACTGATAGAAATTGAGGGATAA
- a CDS encoding acetyl-CoA carboxylase biotin carboxylase subunit, translated as MIKKILIANRGEIAVRIIRACAEMGIGSVAVYSEADRHALHVKRADEAYNIGEEPLEGYLNPQKLVDLAVEAGCDALHPGYGFLSENPELARCCAAKGIRFIGPSPEVIQLMGDKTQARNAMIKAGVPCTPGTEGNLKDVDEALREAERVGYPIMLKATSGGGGRGIRRCNNPEELKQNYSRVISEATKAFGSAEVFLEKCIINPCHIEVQILADSHGNVIHLYERDCSIQRRNQKLIEIAPSPQLLEAQRQYIGGLAVRAAQAVGYENAGTVEFLLSDNNFYFMEMNTRVQVEHTITEEITGIDIVREQIRIAAGEPLSVRQEDVKFRGYALQFRINAEDPKNNFLPTFGRVSHYYAPGGPGVRTDTAIYTGYTVPPYYDSMCLKLVVWALTWEEAVNRGARALDDMRLQGVKTTATYYQEILKHPDFRSGHFNTSFVDSHPELSEYSSKRRPEELAIAISAAIAAYTGL; from the coding sequence GTGATAAAAAAAATCCTAATTGCTAATAGGGGAGAGATCGCTGTACGGATTATCAGAGCCTGTGCCGAAATGGGCATTGGTTCGGTAGCTGTTTATAGTGAGGCTGATCGTCATGCATTGCACGTAAAACGTGCTGATGAGGCTTATAATATTGGCGAAGAACCTTTAGAAGGTTATTTAAATCCCCAAAAATTAGTTGATCTTGCAGTTGAAGCTGGTTGTGATGCATTACACCCAGGGTATGGCTTTTTATCAGAAAATCCTGAGTTAGCTAGATGCTGTGCGGCAAAGGGAATCCGTTTTATTGGCCCTTCGCCTGAGGTTATTCAGCTAATGGGCGATAAAACCCAAGCGCGTAATGCTATGATTAAAGCTGGTGTTCCTTGTACCCCTGGTACAGAGGGTAATCTTAAGGATGTAGATGAGGCTTTAAGGGAAGCTGAAAGGGTTGGCTATCCAATTATGTTAAAGGCAACCTCTGGTGGTGGTGGGCGAGGTATTCGTCGCTGTAATAACCCTGAGGAGTTAAAGCAAAATTATTCTCGCGTAATTTCTGAAGCTACGAAAGCCTTTGGTAGTGCTGAGGTGTTTTTAGAGAAATGCATTATTAATCCTTGTCATATTGAAGTACAAATTTTGGCTGATAGCCATGGCAATGTGATTCATTTATATGAGCGCGATTGTTCGATTCAACGTCGTAATCAGAAGTTGATTGAGATAGCGCCTAGCCCTCAGTTATTAGAAGCACAACGCCAATATATTGGTGGCTTAGCGGTGCGTGCTGCGCAGGCAGTAGGCTATGAAAATGCAGGCACAGTGGAGTTTTTGCTGTCAGATAACAATTTCTATTTTATGGAAATGAATACCCGTGTTCAGGTAGAGCATACTATTACTGAAGAAATTACGGGTATTGATATTGTCAGAGAGCAAATTAGAATTGCTGCTGGTGAACCTTTATCGGTTAGGCAGGAAGATGTTAAGTTTAGAGGTTATGCCTTGCAGTTCCGTATTAATGCGGAAGACCCGAAAAATAATTTCTTACCAACCTTTGGTAGAGTAAGCCATTATTATGCGCCTGGTGGCCCTGGTGTAAGAACAGATACAGCTATTTATACAGGCTATACTGTGCCACCTTATTATGACTCGATGTGTCTTAAATTAGTGGTGTGGGCGTTAACTTGGGAAGAGGCTGTTAATAGGGGCGCACGTGCTTTAGATGATATGCGCTTGCAAGGGGTTAAAACCACAGCCACTTATTACCAAGAAATTTTAAAACACCCTGATTTTAGATCAGGCCATTTTAATACTAGCTTTGTTGATTCTCATCCTGAGTTGAGTGAATACTCAAGTAAACGCAGACCTGAAGAATTAGCAATAGCAATCTCTGCAGCTATTGCTGCTTATACTGGTTTATAA
- a CDS encoding YiiG family protein codes for MNKGRISKTNLLIGSALVAVMLYGCGGGDDKKASTTNGATKSTASSASSSKQKSGSSAENLDKKLGVYIKCYNSSRRIDNSINRYTGWVKDMEQGPTGKERNVYGLYSVDLKGITECKTKITDVAALAPVTDLDKAAVAFANDAETVGKLIDELYSYYDQKDYKDDEFKKGKELHTPFASSAKQYLISANTFAALIDVENDKRQVEQLAEIEKQQGKNANYYRLSIMVQSKKIANLLYQDNFSVDQAKELIDQYSKTVDAASDYYDDPNNKDAMKKLGMMTDSKLRSVISAAKDFNKLAKERYRGVRDNKPVRSSNPSTAKHTTGTVQNVQAKYNDLVNTFNR; via the coding sequence ATGAACAAGGGACGAATTAGTAAAACTAATCTATTAATAGGTAGTGCTTTAGTTGCAGTAATGCTTTATGGTTGTGGTGGTGGAGATGATAAAAAAGCATCAACCACTAATGGGGCAACAAAATCAACAGCCTCTTCTGCTTCATCTTCTAAACAAAAATCTGGTTCTTCAGCCGAAAATTTAGATAAAAAACTTGGTGTTTATATTAAATGCTATAACTCATCAAGAAGAATAGATAATTCTATTAATCGTTATACTGGTTGGGTTAAAGATATGGAACAAGGCCCAACAGGTAAAGAAAGAAATGTATATGGGTTATACAGTGTTGATTTGAAAGGTATTACTGAGTGTAAAACCAAAATTACTGATGTGGCTGCATTAGCCCCTGTTACTGATTTAGATAAAGCGGCTGTGGCTTTTGCTAACGATGCAGAAACTGTAGGTAAATTAATCGATGAGCTTTATAGTTACTACGATCAAAAAGACTATAAAGATGATGAGTTTAAAAAAGGTAAAGAGCTTCATACGCCATTTGCTAGCAGTGCTAAGCAATATTTAATAAGTGCCAACACATTTGCTGCTTTGATTGATGTAGAAAATGATAAAAGACAAGTTGAACAATTAGCAGAAATTGAAAAGCAACAAGGTAAGAATGCTAATTACTATCGACTATCCATTATGGTTCAATCTAAGAAAATAGCTAATTTATTGTATCAAGACAATTTTTCTGTAGATCAGGCAAAAGAGTTAATTGATCAGTATAGTAAAACTGTAGATGCCGCTTCAGATTATTATGATGATCCAAACAATAAAGACGCTATGAAAAAATTAGGCATGATGACTGATTCAAAACTTCGATCAGTTATTAGTGCGGCAAAAGATTTTAATAAATTGGCCAAAGAACGTTATAGAGGTGTGCGTGATAATAAGCCTGTTAGATCATCAAATCCTAGTACCGCTAAACACACTACGGGTACAGTACAAAATGTACAAGCTAAGTATAATGATTTAGTAAATACATTTAATCGTTAA
- a CDS encoding AAA family ATPase produces the protein MRFILSIPLIDSETPLEIDLDSGKILYILGANGTGKSSLLYKFNQDHKNNAYRISAIRRTWLNSENLNLSPSQVKTYKKDIMDRSTWEDRRWKIDFDGERPQLALYDLVEAEHKYDREISKAVKENDLNNAKKIATNTISKLQLINDLLQLSNIPVTIDLNGSNLFARKINHNALYSIAKLSDGERNAILLAAEILTAPENAILLIDEPERHLHRSIITPLLANLFEQRPDCSFVISTHDITLPSDNKFSSILLIRNCTYQKEQNKDVIKWHANYISSTIEIEDTIKQDILGAREKIIFIEGNNQESLDKPLYSLIFPNTSIIPKISCIDVIHSVNAIRDTEGLNWIKAFGIIDHDRRPQNEIEEFKEKGIYALNVHTIESIYYHPKLQKIVAKFRSELDNSDSSISLEEAKKLTIKAVKESKDYLIKRVAEKKIRNEFEKLKPTKKNIAWDKEYATKSIDVPSYYTNEEKIIDDAIQQQNIELLITQYPLRETRALDLIASSLKFSNRKDYEQCLLTCLTKDSKAMDFTRTLFNTLYNDIYQEK, from the coding sequence ATGCGCTTTATATTATCTATTCCACTAATTGATTCAGAAACCCCACTAGAAATCGATTTAGACTCAGGGAAGATATTATATATCTTGGGAGCAAATGGTACTGGTAAGTCCAGTCTACTATATAAGTTTAATCAAGATCATAAAAACAATGCATATCGTATTTCAGCTATCCGTCGTACATGGCTCAACTCAGAAAATTTAAATCTTTCACCTTCTCAAGTTAAAACCTATAAAAAAGATATAATGGATAGAAGTACATGGGAGGATAGAAGATGGAAAATAGATTTTGACGGAGAGAGGCCGCAATTAGCACTTTATGATCTCGTGGAAGCTGAACATAAATACGATAGAGAAATTAGTAAGGCAGTAAAAGAAAATGACCTAAATAACGCTAAAAAGATTGCAACAAATACTATAAGCAAACTTCAATTAATTAATGATCTATTACAACTATCTAACATTCCTGTAACAATTGATCTGAATGGGAGCAACCTTTTCGCTAGAAAAATTAACCATAATGCTTTATATAGTATTGCTAAACTTTCTGATGGTGAACGTAATGCCATTTTGTTAGCTGCTGAAATATTAACAGCCCCAGAAAATGCCATATTACTTATAGATGAACCTGAACGACACTTACATCGTTCAATTATTACACCTTTGTTAGCAAATTTATTTGAGCAGCGCCCTGATTGTTCATTTGTAATATCTACTCATGATATTACTCTTCCATCAGACAATAAGTTTTCATCTATTCTTTTAATTAGAAATTGTACTTACCAAAAAGAACAAAATAAAGATGTTATAAAATGGCATGCAAATTATATATCCTCAACAATTGAAATAGAAGATACAATAAAACAAGACATCTTAGGAGCAAGAGAAAAAATCATTTTTATTGAAGGTAATAATCAAGAAAGCTTAGATAAACCTCTATACAGTTTAATTTTTCCTAATACTTCAATCATTCCTAAGATATCTTGTATAGATGTTATACATTCTGTAAACGCTATAAGAGACACAGAAGGACTTAATTGGATAAAAGCTTTTGGTATTATAGACCATGATAGAAGGCCGCAGAATGAAATTGAAGAATTCAAAGAAAAGGGAATTTATGCCTTAAATGTACATACTATAGAATCTATTTATTACCACCCTAAACTACAAAAGATAGTTGCTAAATTTCGATCAGAATTAGATAACTCAGATTCGAGTATATCATTAGAAGAGGCAAAAAAACTCACCATTAAAGCAGTCAAAGAAAGTAAGGATTATTTAATCAAAAGAGTTGCTGAGAAAAAAATCAGAAATGAGTTTGAAAAATTAAAACCTACAAAAAAAAATATAGCTTGGGACAAAGAATATGCTACTAAATCAATTGATGTACCTTCCTACTATACTAATGAAGAAAAAATTATAGATGATGCTATTCAACAACAAAATATAGAATTATTAATTACTCAATATCCGTTACGTGAAACAAGAGCATTAGACTTAATCGCATCATCACTAAAATTCAGTAATAGAAAAGATTATGAACAATGCCTGCTTACTTGCCTAACAAAAGATTCTAAGGCTATGGACTTCACGAGAACATTATTTAATACATTATATAATGATATATACCAAGAAAAATAA
- a CDS encoding alpha/beta hydrolase, translated as MLEPLILDPPAPVDSAIIWLHGLGANKYDFQPVAQILQQQLLRNTRFILPQAPSRPVSLNMGMSMPSWYDISNLTIPREINLTELEESAQSVIELIEAQRKQGIALNRIILAGFSQGGAVVMHTAYIAYPENVGGVLALSTYAPTFTTETTFAEGKQAIPSLHLHGTEDNVVDISLGKAAYDFLQNNGISASWHDYPMMHEVCNEEISDIAKWLHEKLIK; from the coding sequence ATGCTAGAACCTTTGATTCTTGACCCACCTGCTCCTGTTGATTCAGCTATTATTTGGCTACATGGCTTAGGCGCCAATAAATATGACTTTCAACCTGTAGCACAAATACTCCAGCAACAACTACTGCGCAATACGCGTTTTATACTGCCACAAGCACCAAGCAGACCTGTAAGTTTAAACATGGGAATGTCCATGCCTTCATGGTATGACATTAGCAACCTAACAATACCCAGAGAAATAAACCTAACAGAGTTAGAAGAATCAGCACAAAGTGTTATAGAACTAATAGAAGCACAACGTAAACAAGGTATAGCACTAAACCGCATTATCCTTGCAGGTTTCTCCCAAGGCGGTGCAGTAGTTATGCATACAGCTTATATTGCCTACCCTGAAAATGTAGGTGGCGTACTGGCGCTTTCCACATATGCCCCTACCTTCACCACAGAAACAACCTTTGCAGAAGGTAAACAAGCGATCCCCTCACTGCACCTACATGGCACAGAAGATAATGTAGTTGATATTAGCCTCGGCAAAGCCGCCTATGACTTCTTACAAAATAATGGTATTAGCGCCTCATGGCACGACTACCCAATGATGCACGAAGTCTGTAATGAAGAAATATCAGATATAGCCAAATGGCTACATGAAAAACTAATTAAATAA